A single Phoenix dactylifera cultivar Barhee BC4 chromosome 1, palm_55x_up_171113_PBpolish2nd_filt_p, whole genome shotgun sequence DNA region contains:
- the LOC103701574 gene encoding cation transporter HKT8-like: MEVVPAHSKSHINFRSPLHLQPPSFISSFRDFAVSVYQFLLFHANPLWIQLCYFFFVSSIGFLLLKILPMRDAASKPEDFDLFFMAVSANTVSSMVAVEMESFSNSQLVILTLLMLVGGEVFTSIVGLQFTMIKLEKKETPYNKAGIELSSKVLAEVPDQLELGTVESGAISPESGSDLRYNSIKHLGFVVLGYFLVFHVTGYVLILVYLSLIPSARAVLEGKGIHFHTFSIFTMVSSFTNCGFIPTNENMMVFKNCSGLLLMIVVQILAGNTMFPSFLRLVIWILKKHTKRQEYDYMVRNHGEMGFDHLLPGPHAVLLALTVLGFVLVQLILFCCLEWRSEGLDGLNPYRKIVGSLFQSVNSRHAGESIVDISTVSPAILVLYVVMMYLPPCTSFIPLGDGNGPSERKEGGSKRKNLVQNLTLSQLSILAIFVIIICITERKKLSEDPLNFSFLNIVIEVISAFGNVGFSTGYSCKRQLKPTGQCVDTWVGFSGKWSTEGKLTLIAVMLFGRLKKFSMGGGRAWKLG, encoded by the exons ATGGAAGTCGTTCCTGCTCACAGTAAAAGTCATATAAATTTTCGCAGTCCACTGCACCTGCAACCGCCTTCTTTCATCAGCTCTTTCCGTGATTTTGCCGTATCTGTTTATCAGTTTCTACTCTTCCATGCAAACCCATTGTGGATTCAGCTCTGTTacttcttctttgtttcttccattggtttCCTACTTCTAAAGATTTTGCCGATGCGAGATGCTGCGAGTAAGCCGGAGGACTTTGACTTGTTCTTCATGGCGGTGTCCGCGAACACCGTCTCGAGCATGGTCGCTGTCGAAATGGAGTCCTTCTCAAACTCCCAGCTTGTAATCTTAACTCTTCTAATGCTAGTAGGCGGGGAGGTGTTCACTTCCATAGTTGGCCTTCAGTTCACCATGATCAAGCTCGAGAAGAAGGAAACTCCATATAATAAAGCTGGCATAGAGCTGAGCTCCAAGGTACTCGCCGAGGTCCCCGACCAACTTGAGCTCGGGACAGTGGAGTCCGGTGCAATCAGTCCCGAGAGTGGCTCGGACTTGAGGTACAATTCTATAAAGCACCTGGGCTTTGTGGTCTTGGGCTATTTCTTAGTATTTCACGTCACTGGCTATGTGCTTATCTTGGTGTATCTAAGCCTCATTCCAAGTGCAAGAGCTGTGCTTGAGGGCAAGGGGATCCATTTCCACACCTTCTCCATCTTCACTATGGTTTCTTCATTCACCAACTGCGGGTTCATTCCAACTAACGAGAACATGATGGTGTTTAAGAATTGTTCGGGACTTCTTCTAATGATCGTAGTGCAGATCCTCGCGGGGAACACGATGTTCCCTTCATTCTTGAGGTTGGTCATATGGATCCTCAAGAAGCATACAAAGAGGCAAGAGTACGATTATATGGTGAGGAATCACGGAGAGATGGGGTTTGATCACTTGCTCCCTGGCCCGCATGCAGTGCTGCTAGCCCTCACCGTGCTTGGGTTTGTCCTGGTCCAACTCATCCTCTTCTGCTGCTTGGAATGGAGGTCTGAGGGCTTGGACGGGCTGAACCCATACCGGAAGATCGTGGGCTCACTCTTTCAGTCGGTCAACTCGCGGCACGCCGGCGAGTCCATTGTTGATATCTCCACCGTCTCGCCGGCCATCTTGGTGCTCTACGTGGTCATGAT GTACCTTCCTCCTTGtacttcttttattcctttaggaGATGGTAACGGGCCTTCAGAGCGTAAGGAAGGTGGCAGCAAGAGAAAAAACCTTGTGCAAAACCTGACTCTCTCGCAGCTCTCGATTTTAGCCATCTTCGTCATCATCATCTGCATCACAGAGAGGAAAAAGCTCTCCGAAGATCCCTTGAACTTTAGCTTCTTAAACATAGTCATCGAGGTGATCAG TGCATTTGGCAATGTGGGATTCTCGACCGGCTATAGCTGCAAACGTCAACTTAAGCCCACCGGGCAATGCGTGGATACATGGGTTGGGTTTTCAGGGAAATGGAGTACTGAAGGAAAGCTCACTCTCATTGCTGTCATGCTGTTTGGAAGGCTCAAGAAGTTCAGCATGGGGGGCGGTAGAGCTTGGAAGCTTGGCTGA